A genomic window from Aricia agestis chromosome 8, ilAriAges1.1, whole genome shotgun sequence includes:
- the LOC121729893 gene encoding GTP:AMP phosphotransferase AK3, mitochondrial — protein sequence MTVQKILKALILGAPASGKGTISSRIVKRYNIEHVSSGDKLRDHIQKQTELGKEVKSYLSQGKLVPDDVMIKFMVSELKKVQDKSWLLDGFPRTVAQAQAIWKVEPVNIVLNLNVPFEVIIDRVKNRWVHLPSGRVYNIGFNTPKVMGKDDVTGENLTQRPDDKPEVVQKRLEIYESITRPVIDFYKEKGILTHFEGRTSDEIWPKVIAHLDPIFEKK from the coding sequence ATGACCGTACAAAAGATACTGAAAGCACTAATTTTGGGTGCTCCGGCGTCCGGAAAGGGCACTATTTCATCGAGGATCGTTAAAAGGTACAACATTGAACATGTATCCAGTGGTGATAAATTGCGGGACCATATTCAAAAACAAACTGAACTAGGCAAAGAAGTTAAAAGCTACCTCAGTCAAGGCAAACTGGTACCCGATGACGTAATGATAAAATTTATGGTGTCAGAATTGAAAAAAGTACAAGACAAGTCATGGCTTCTAGATGGTTTTCCGAGAACTGTTGCACAAGCACAAGCTATCTGGAAAGTTGAGCCCGTCAATATAGTTCTGAATCTGAATGTACCTTTTGAAGTAATCATTGATAGGGTAAAGAATCGTTGGGTTCATTTACCATCGGGAAGAGTTTATAACATCGGTTTCAACACACCTAAGGTGATGGGTAAGGATGACGTTACTGGAGAAAATCTGACTCAAAGACCCGACGATAAGCCTGAAGTAGTTCAGAAAAGATTGGAAATCTACGAGAGTATCACCAGACCGGTGATAGATTTCTACAAGGAGAAAGGTATTCTTACACATTTTGAGGGTCGCACCTCAGATGAAATATGGCCTAAAGTTATTGCACATTTAGACCCAATTTTTGAAAAGAAGTAG
- the LOC121729888 gene encoding uncharacterized protein LOC121729888 isoform X2: MALVMLPCDLPWWTSVQRHLKHLLVASAPGKLTGSMLKIHDMCNMGIDPDDDIKDPELLKGLEQFLLEEMAEEERRNFIDNTIRIMVNRALSLKKWRPPKGLIFSLQQQSDVTELNYNFLSSLIAHAFFSTFPKRTLKTHPTLQDFNFSHFFKNLHRKSQRNKLKSLLHYFEWLDKNNIEGNVKLSRQVMTSKQWLTIEDWLECTLPLCKLMVRHEGRPERCENDDAIRICFASSRLGGETLVDGDSQESLTMFMMPELLPVMLSVEALEDNEVLKVEGVRMFSRINDRKQKTNTIELLQEPKTVTVCLMDAEDYSRLPLSQWEEDNVLRELNKCLLAFQQTPMKSHENQKLERRLSPIGESFSQNSPEVEATVMIKQASSCSTINSYNSRSPSPHHYSAAALNLNDPSLELQKKKCWLSPGAGMLNNRRGKFIVLGSSGECLPVTRVSGLTNLDQEDSLYSSCNSSDDEYHSANDSFDYGSEDEGRGESGRPNSFQYSKELSTEERRLSFADRLKEALRREAENSCSTSTTGDWSTDSSSYAVGISISGAGVNDNDIRVKRGGSVGFVLTEKENMENGNLSPKRTLARKETGNSSKYSFSTEYTSELEEVYEQFNNWLNEPIQDSDANENKTKELDSRDLAVIRFAGSLLKRTLSESMASGTPGVEAAELYGRDSRERIAPRRLALAARSLSLELARHRHRLAAHLLNQLAHKIVSGGSCRPVATGNWGCGSRLKGHPQLKLLLQWLAASVAGVPALIYYTYGNEKLFKLDTLVRVLVDRKWTVGQLARAMLKFARQKLHEPQVLHDNQSLFDELIGIEKIPDDD, translated from the exons ATGGCGCTTGTAATGCTGCCATGCGACCTTCCCTGGTGGACTTCAGTTCAGCGCCACCTGAAGCATTTACTGGTAGCGTCTGCGCCCGGCAAACTGACTGGAAGcatgttaaaaattcatgacATGTGCAA TATGGGAATAGATCCAGATGATGATATTAAGGATCCAGAACTTCTGAAGGGTCTAGAACAGTTTCTGCTGGAAGAAATGGCGGAGGAGGAGCGAAGAAACTTCATCGACAACACAATCCGGATTATGGTCAACAGAGCGTTGTCGTTGAAGAAGTGGCGACCGCCGAAAGGACTTATTTTTAGCTTACAGCAACAAA GTGACGTGACCGAACTCAACTACAACTTTTTATCCTCCCTAATCGCCCACGCGTTTTTCTCTACTTTCCCAAAAAGAACTTTGAAAACTCACCCAACTTTGCAGGATTTCAATTTTTcgcatttttttaagaatttacaTAG AAAGTCACAAAgaaataagttaaaaagtttACTCCATTATTTCGAATGgctagataaaaataatattgaaggAAATGTTAAATTAAGTAGACAA GTAATGACCTCCAAACAGTGGTTGACAATAGAGGACTGGCTAGAGTGCACACTTCCGTTATGTAAGCTGATGGTCCGACACGAGGGCCGGCCTGAGAGGTGCGAGAACGACGACGCCATTAGGATCTGCTTCGCATCGAGTCGGCTCGGCGGCGAGACACTCGTTGATGGAGATTCACAA GAATCGTTAACAATGTTCATGATGCCAGAACTGTTGCCAGTGATGCTCTCCGTAGAAGCTTTAGAAGACAACGAAGTATTAAAAGTGGAAGGTGTTAGAATGTTCAGTAGAATTAACGATAGAAAGCAGAAGACTAATACTATAGAATTACTCCAGGAGCCAAAAACG GTCACAGTATGTCTTATGGATGCAGAAGACTATAGTCGACTACCACTAAGCCAATGGGAAGAGGACAATGTTCTGCGAGAATTGAACAAATGCCTCCTCGCTTTCCAACAGACGCCTATGAAAAGTCACGAAAACCAAAAGTTGGAGAGGCGGCTATCACCAATAG GTGAGTCCTTCAGTCAGAATTCGCCAGAAGTAGAAGCAACGGTGATGATAAAGCAAGCGTCCTCGTGCAGTACCATCAACAGCTACAACAGCCGAAGCCCTTCCCCTCATCACTACAGCGCCGCTGCGTTGAACTTAAATGACCCTA GTTTGGAATTACAAAAGAAGAAGTGTTGGTTGTCGCCCGGAGCGGGGATGCTCAACAATCGTCGGGGAAAGTTTATCGTATTGGGCTCGTCCGGGGAATGTCTTCCAGTAACGCGGGTCTCCGGACTCACAAACTTGGACCAGGAGGACAGCCTCTACTCCAGCTGCAACTCTAGCGACGACGAATACCACAGCGCCAACGACAGCTTTGACTatg GTAGTGAAGATGAAGGCAGAGGGGAGAGTGGGCGACCGAATTCATTCCAATACTCAAAAGAGTTGTCAACAGAAGAGAGAAGACTAAGCTTTGCCGATAGACTAAAAGAGGCACTAAGAAGAGAAGCAGAAAACTCATGCTCGACAAGCACCACGGGGGACTGGTCCACTGACAGCTCCAGCTACGCCGTCGGCATCAGCATTTCTGGAGCCGGTGTTAACGATAACGATATAAG GGTCAAGCGAGGTGGTTCCGTCGGGTTCGTGCTCACCGAAAAGGAAAACATGGAAAATGGGAACTTAAGTCCAAAACGAACTTTAGCCAGGAAGGAAACCGGAAATAGTTCCAAATACAGCTTCAGCACTGAATATAC GTCGGAGCTAGAAGAAGTATACGAGCAATTCAACAACTGGTTAAACGAACCCATACAAGACAGCGACGCCAATGAGAACAAAACCAAGGAGTTGGATTCCCGCGACCTAGCTGTGATAAG GTTCGCAGGATCCCTCCTAAAACGAACCTTGAGCGAGTCCATGGCGAGCGGGACGCCGGGCGTGGAGGCCGCGGAGCTATACGGGCGAGACTCCAGGGAGCGGATCGCGCCGCGCCGGCTCGCGCTCGCCGCCCGCTCGCTGTCCCTCGAGCTCGCCCGCCACAGGCACCGCCTCGCCGCCCACCTG CTGAATCAACTGGCCCACAAGATAGTATCTGGCGGTTCGTGTCGGCCTGTCGCTACCGGCAACTGGGGTTGCGGCAGTCGGCTGAAGGGTCATCCCCAACTGAAGCTGCTGCTGCAGTGGCTGGCCGCCAGCGTCGCCGGCGTCCCCGCGCTCATATACTACACGTATGGTAACGAGAAACTGTTCAAG CTGGACACACTGGTGCGAGTTTTAGTAGACAGAAAATGGACGGTGGGTCAGCTCGCGCGAGCCATGTTGAAGTTCGCGCGGCAGAAACTGCACGAGCCCCAAGTGTTACACGACAACCAGAGCCTTTTCGACGAACTCATCGGCATTGAGAAGATACCAGATGATGATTAG
- the LOC121729888 gene encoding uncharacterized protein LOC121729888 isoform X1 produces MALVMLPCDLPWWTSVQRHLKHLLVASAPGKLTGSMLKIHDMCNMGIDPDDDIKDPELLKGLEQFLLEEMAEEERRNFIDNTIRIMVNRALSLKKWRPPKGLIFSLQQQSDVTELNYNFLSSLIAHAFFSTFPKRTLKTHPTLQDFNFSHFFKNLHRKSQRNKLKSLLHYFEWLDKNNIEGNVKLSRQVMTSKQWLTIEDWLECTLPLCKLMVRHEGRPERCENDDAIRICFASSRLGGETLVDGDSQESLTMFMMPELLPVMLSVEALEDNEVLKVEGVRMFSRINDRKQKTNTIELLQEPKTVTVCLMDAEDYSRLPLSQWEEDNVLRELNKCLLAFQQTPMKSHENQKLERRLSPIGESFSQNSPEVEATVMIKQASSCSTINSYNSRSPSPHHYSAAALNLNDPSLELQKKKCWLSPGAGMLNNRRGKFIVLGSSGECLPVTRVSGLTNLDQEDSLYSSCNSSDDEYHSANDSFDYGSEDEGRGESGRPNSFQYSKELSTEERRLSFADRLKEALRREAENSCSTSTTGDWSTDSSSYAVGISISGAGVNDNDIRVKRGGSVGFVLTEKENMENGNLSPKRTLARKETGNSSKYSFSTEYTSELEEVYEQFNNWLNEPIQDSDANENKTKELDSRDLAVIRFAGSLLKRTLSESMASGTPGVEAAELYGRDSRERIAPRRLALAARSLSLELARHRHRLAAHLKHKVKESIPEEVLRGGSEGTAESLDSSTGTRSTQLTNPAVRKKKLNWVVNMIVETIEETIECEPVTLKIKKPKLNQLAHKIVSGGSCRPVATGNWGCGSRLKGHPQLKLLLQWLAASVAGVPALIYYTYGNEKLFKLDTLVRVLVDRKWTVGQLARAMLKFARQKLHEPQVLHDNQSLFDELIGIEKIPDDD; encoded by the exons ATGGCGCTTGTAATGCTGCCATGCGACCTTCCCTGGTGGACTTCAGTTCAGCGCCACCTGAAGCATTTACTGGTAGCGTCTGCGCCCGGCAAACTGACTGGAAGcatgttaaaaattcatgacATGTGCAA TATGGGAATAGATCCAGATGATGATATTAAGGATCCAGAACTTCTGAAGGGTCTAGAACAGTTTCTGCTGGAAGAAATGGCGGAGGAGGAGCGAAGAAACTTCATCGACAACACAATCCGGATTATGGTCAACAGAGCGTTGTCGTTGAAGAAGTGGCGACCGCCGAAAGGACTTATTTTTAGCTTACAGCAACAAA GTGACGTGACCGAACTCAACTACAACTTTTTATCCTCCCTAATCGCCCACGCGTTTTTCTCTACTTTCCCAAAAAGAACTTTGAAAACTCACCCAACTTTGCAGGATTTCAATTTTTcgcatttttttaagaatttacaTAG AAAGTCACAAAgaaataagttaaaaagtttACTCCATTATTTCGAATGgctagataaaaataatattgaaggAAATGTTAAATTAAGTAGACAA GTAATGACCTCCAAACAGTGGTTGACAATAGAGGACTGGCTAGAGTGCACACTTCCGTTATGTAAGCTGATGGTCCGACACGAGGGCCGGCCTGAGAGGTGCGAGAACGACGACGCCATTAGGATCTGCTTCGCATCGAGTCGGCTCGGCGGCGAGACACTCGTTGATGGAGATTCACAA GAATCGTTAACAATGTTCATGATGCCAGAACTGTTGCCAGTGATGCTCTCCGTAGAAGCTTTAGAAGACAACGAAGTATTAAAAGTGGAAGGTGTTAGAATGTTCAGTAGAATTAACGATAGAAAGCAGAAGACTAATACTATAGAATTACTCCAGGAGCCAAAAACG GTCACAGTATGTCTTATGGATGCAGAAGACTATAGTCGACTACCACTAAGCCAATGGGAAGAGGACAATGTTCTGCGAGAATTGAACAAATGCCTCCTCGCTTTCCAACAGACGCCTATGAAAAGTCACGAAAACCAAAAGTTGGAGAGGCGGCTATCACCAATAG GTGAGTCCTTCAGTCAGAATTCGCCAGAAGTAGAAGCAACGGTGATGATAAAGCAAGCGTCCTCGTGCAGTACCATCAACAGCTACAACAGCCGAAGCCCTTCCCCTCATCACTACAGCGCCGCTGCGTTGAACTTAAATGACCCTA GTTTGGAATTACAAAAGAAGAAGTGTTGGTTGTCGCCCGGAGCGGGGATGCTCAACAATCGTCGGGGAAAGTTTATCGTATTGGGCTCGTCCGGGGAATGTCTTCCAGTAACGCGGGTCTCCGGACTCACAAACTTGGACCAGGAGGACAGCCTCTACTCCAGCTGCAACTCTAGCGACGACGAATACCACAGCGCCAACGACAGCTTTGACTatg GTAGTGAAGATGAAGGCAGAGGGGAGAGTGGGCGACCGAATTCATTCCAATACTCAAAAGAGTTGTCAACAGAAGAGAGAAGACTAAGCTTTGCCGATAGACTAAAAGAGGCACTAAGAAGAGAAGCAGAAAACTCATGCTCGACAAGCACCACGGGGGACTGGTCCACTGACAGCTCCAGCTACGCCGTCGGCATCAGCATTTCTGGAGCCGGTGTTAACGATAACGATATAAG GGTCAAGCGAGGTGGTTCCGTCGGGTTCGTGCTCACCGAAAAGGAAAACATGGAAAATGGGAACTTAAGTCCAAAACGAACTTTAGCCAGGAAGGAAACCGGAAATAGTTCCAAATACAGCTTCAGCACTGAATATAC GTCGGAGCTAGAAGAAGTATACGAGCAATTCAACAACTGGTTAAACGAACCCATACAAGACAGCGACGCCAATGAGAACAAAACCAAGGAGTTGGATTCCCGCGACCTAGCTGTGATAAG GTTCGCAGGATCCCTCCTAAAACGAACCTTGAGCGAGTCCATGGCGAGCGGGACGCCGGGCGTGGAGGCCGCGGAGCTATACGGGCGAGACTCCAGGGAGCGGATCGCGCCGCGCCGGCTCGCGCTCGCCGCCCGCTCGCTGTCCCTCGAGCTCGCCCGCCACAGGCACCGCCTCGCCGCCCACCTG aAACATAAAGTAAAAGAGTCGATTCCGGAGGAGGTGCTCAGAGGCGGCAGTGAAGGCACTGCCGAGTCGCTCGACTCCTCGACCGGGACTCGCTCCACTCAGCTAACGAACCCCGCCGTTAGAAAGAAAAAGCTCAATTGGGTTGTAAATATGATCGTAGAGACTATCGAGGAGACGATTGAGTGCGAGCCCGTCACGCTTAAAATAAAGAAACCGAAG CTGAATCAACTGGCCCACAAGATAGTATCTGGCGGTTCGTGTCGGCCTGTCGCTACCGGCAACTGGGGTTGCGGCAGTCGGCTGAAGGGTCATCCCCAACTGAAGCTGCTGCTGCAGTGGCTGGCCGCCAGCGTCGCCGGCGTCCCCGCGCTCATATACTACACGTATGGTAACGAGAAACTGTTCAAG CTGGACACACTGGTGCGAGTTTTAGTAGACAGAAAATGGACGGTGGGTCAGCTCGCGCGAGCCATGTTGAAGTTCGCGCGGCAGAAACTGCACGAGCCCCAAGTGTTACACGACAACCAGAGCCTTTTCGACGAACTCATCGGCATTGAGAAGATACCAGATGATGATTAG
- the LOC121729890 gene encoding COP9 signalosome complex subunit 6 — MSSADRIDFEMEVEVESASSGPPVELPNPTSPAPPAAGNTKSVVVTTATSGSVTVSLHPLVIMNVSEHWTRVKAQEGAPQTVIGALIGKQKGRNVEVMNSFELVFAIIENDIIIDRDYYNLKEEQFKQVFSDMDFLGWYTTGESPTELDIAAHSQICAINECPVMLMLNPAGRKGDQLPVTLYESVIDVVNGRATMLLAPLTYTLAAEEAERIGVDHVARVSSGEAALNSLVAENLTAQRSAIKMLVCRVRAVLATVRAIRDGVLPPQPETLREARSLANRLPLITSQQFRTQFYHQCNDVALMTYLGTITKSCNAINQLVNRFNVLYDRQGMGRRMRGLFF, encoded by the exons ATGTCTAGCGCTGACCGGATCGATTTCGAAATGGAAGTTGAGGTTGAAAGTGCGTCATCTGGACCACCGGTGGAACTTCCGAACCCAACTTCTCCCGCGCCTCCAGCTGCAGGCAATACGAAGAGCGTGGTGGTAACGACGGCTACATCGGGTTCAGTTACTGTATCACTTCACCCGCTAGTTATAATGAATGTCTCCGAGCACTGGACGAGAGTAAAAGCACAGGAAGGTGCACCACAAACTG tTATTGGAGCTCTCATTGGCAAGCAAAAGGGTCGGAATGTTGAAGTTATGAATTCATTTGAACTAGTGTTTGCAATCATagaaaatgatattattatagacaGAGATTATTATAACTTAAAGGAGGAACAAT TCAAGCAAGTTTTCTCCGACATGGACTTCTTAGGTTGGTACACAACAGGGGAGTCACCCACTGAGCTTGATATTGCGGCTCACAGCCAGATATGTGCCATCAATGAGTGTCCAGTCATGTTGATGCTGAACCCAGCAGGAAGGAAAGGAGAC CAATTGCCTGTAACCCTCTATGAATCAGTAATAGATGTAGTGAATGGTCGTGCAACGATGCTTCTGGCGCCGTTGACATACACATTGGCAGCAGAAGAAGCGGAAAGAATTGGAGTGGACCATGTGGCAAGGGTCTCCTCTGGAGAGGCAGCTCTTAATAGTTtag TGGCCGAGAACCTCACAGCACAGCGGTCCGCTATAAAGATGCTAGTGTGTCGAGTTAGGGCAGTGCTGGCTACAGTGCGGGCGATACGGGACGGAGTGCTGCCGCCGCAACCGGAGACACTCAGGGAAGCGAGATCCCTCGCCAACAGGCTGCCTCTCATCACTTCACAACAGTTCAGGACACAGTTTTATCAT CAATGCAATGATGTGGCCCTGATGACGTATTTGGGAACAATCACAAAGAGCTGCAATGCCATCAACCAGCTAGTGAACAGATTCAACGTGCTGTACGACAGACAAGGAATGGGGCGACGGATGAGAGGACTGTTCTTTTAA
- the LOC121729891 gene encoding phosphatidate cytidylyltransferase, mitochondrial: MASTVTKVANVAKDISPIYYRILSKFPQNFTFCFAYGSAVKPQIGNQKKQNMIDLIYCVDNSHRWHGSNIEMNPTHYSALRYLGKGFVARFQEKWGAKVYFNTLVDIKEENVTIKYGVVSQKDLISDLLDWENLYLAGRLHKPVEIIKQTNSSHLQNALQCNLRSAVHTALLILPETFSEYDFYFAISNLSYAGDFRMTFGENKNKVRNIVQPQLLNFRELYKPILQQFHAYVDFPTGESQCHQDLHPETKLHHLMQLPMVPQQRLVKFWNHGGIQQDMEDVLRAVAYDIDCAVILRQILKDLVWQSSVRQSLKGIATAGLLKSVRYSAKKIAKMF, from the coding sequence ATGGCATCTACTGTAACAAAGGTGGCTAACGTCGCTAAGGATATTTCCCCAATATACTAcagaattttatcaaaatttccCCAAAACTTTACCTTCTGTTTCGCATATGGCTCGGCTGTGAAACCGCAAATCGGTAATCAGAAGAAACAGAACATGATCGATCTCATATATTGCGTGGACAACTCTCATCGTTGGCATGGTTCTAATATCGAAATGAATCCAACACACTACTCCGCCCTCCGCTACCTCGGCAAAGGATTTGTTGCAAGATTCCAGGAGAAATGGGGCGCTAAGGTATACTTTAATACGTTGGTGGACATCAAAGAAGAGAATGTCACAATAAAGTATGGTGTGGTCTCACAGAAAGATTTGATTTCTGATCTTCTAGACTGGGAAAATTTGTATCTCGCGGGCCGTTTACATAAACCAGTCGAGATCATTAAGCAGACTAACAGTTCCCATCTCCAGAATGCTCTTCAATGCAATTTAAGGTCTGCTGTACACACTGCTCTGCTGATATTACCAGAAACCTTTTCTGAATATGATTTCTACTTTGCCATATCGAACCTAAGCTACGCGGGTGACTTTAGAATGACTTTTGGTGAGAATAAGAACAAAGTTAGAAACATTGTTCAACCGCAACTCTTAAACTTCAGAGAACTTTATAAGCCCATCTTGCAACAATTCCATGCCTACGTAGATTTTCCTACCGGTGAATCACAGTGTCACCAGGATTTACATCCGGAGACTAAGCTTCACCATTTGATGCAGCTACCAATGGTACCACAACAGAGGCTAGTAAAGTTTTGGAATCATGGTGGTATACAGCAGGACATGGAGGATGTCCTGAGAGCAGTTGCTTACGACATAGACTGTGCTGTGATATTAAGACAAATTCTTAAAGATTTAGTATGGCAATCTAGTGTAAGACAATCTTTAAAGGGAATTGCCACTGCTGGACTTTTAAAATCAGTAAGATACAGTGCTAAAAAGATagcaaaaatgttttaa